One Epidermidibacterium keratini DNA segment encodes these proteins:
- a CDS encoding heavy metal translocating P-type ATPase: MTAVQDRQQATDVELNIGGMTCAACARRVERALNKMDGVRASVNYATERAVVTGLEPSRAQQAVDLVVKAGYEARVRDESEDEWSEASTRRRITSLRRRLAVAAILTIPLMDLTIFLALVPEMRFAGWELLAIALALPVVTWCAWPFHRATFRNLRFGMVSMDTLVSLGIIASFGWACVTLLTGFDPGDGYWLGFGTTPAGANSVYLDVAAGMTTFQLAGRYFETRSRRRAADVLDALGKLAAPYARVVRDGAEVVVPTGKLVLGERIIVLPGETIPTDGTVVEGRAAIDTASVTGEPVPTEVRSGDAVVGGTIDTDGRLVVEVTAVGAHTQLAQMTALAEQAQERKARIQRLVDRIVSWFVPVVIALAIVVGLAWAFSGASANRAIGVAIAVLIIACPCALGLATPTALMVGVGRGASLGVLVRGQDAFEASGGIDTVVLDKTGTLTAGEMSVDHIEIVTGERADALRYAAAIELGSEHAIAQAIVTAVRDEGIEPNVADELSVMSGLGAQGTVNGSPVLIGSPRLMAEQGIDIADSVAQIISTEQDAGRTVVVLAVDGQVTAIFALTDALKPSAAKAVRQLHKLGLRVVLLTGDHERAAQAVAQQLGIDEVRADVLPAQKAEVISALQADGRSVAMVGDGINDAAALAQADLGMAVATGTDIALRSADIILVRDRLTVIPDAIRLSRATLRTIRGNLVWAFGYNIAAIPIAAAGLLNPLIAAAAMSLSSVLVVTNSLRLRKAGSDRG; this comes from the coding sequence ATGACCGCCGTACAGGACCGGCAGCAGGCCACCGACGTCGAGCTCAACATCGGCGGTATGACCTGCGCAGCGTGCGCGCGCCGCGTCGAACGAGCGCTGAACAAGATGGACGGCGTACGCGCCTCGGTCAACTACGCCACCGAACGGGCGGTCGTCACCGGCCTTGAGCCCTCGCGCGCACAGCAGGCAGTCGACCTCGTCGTCAAGGCCGGCTACGAGGCCCGGGTACGCGATGAGTCCGAGGACGAGTGGTCCGAGGCAAGCACCCGCCGCCGCATCACGTCGCTGCGCCGGCGTCTCGCCGTGGCGGCGATCCTCACCATCCCGCTGATGGACCTGACCATCTTCCTGGCGCTGGTGCCGGAGATGCGCTTCGCCGGGTGGGAGCTGCTGGCGATCGCGCTCGCGCTGCCGGTTGTCACGTGGTGTGCCTGGCCGTTCCACCGCGCGACCTTCCGCAACCTGCGCTTCGGCATGGTCAGCATGGACACGCTGGTGTCGTTGGGCATCATCGCCTCCTTCGGGTGGGCGTGCGTGACCCTGCTGACCGGCTTCGATCCTGGAGACGGCTACTGGCTTGGCTTCGGCACCACCCCGGCGGGTGCTAACTCGGTCTATCTCGACGTGGCCGCCGGTATGACGACCTTCCAGCTCGCCGGCCGCTATTTCGAGACCCGGTCGCGGCGCCGCGCCGCCGACGTACTCGATGCGCTCGGCAAGCTCGCCGCGCCCTACGCCCGCGTCGTGCGCGATGGCGCAGAGGTCGTCGTGCCCACCGGGAAGCTGGTCCTGGGCGAGCGAATCATCGTGCTGCCGGGCGAGACGATCCCCACCGACGGCACCGTCGTCGAGGGTCGCGCCGCGATCGACACTGCATCGGTGACCGGGGAGCCGGTGCCGACCGAAGTGCGCTCCGGGGACGCGGTCGTCGGCGGCACGATCGACACCGACGGACGCCTCGTCGTCGAGGTCACCGCGGTCGGGGCGCACACCCAGCTCGCCCAGATGACTGCGCTCGCGGAGCAGGCCCAGGAACGCAAGGCGCGCATCCAGCGGCTGGTCGACCGGATCGTCAGCTGGTTTGTGCCCGTCGTCATCGCGCTCGCCATCGTCGTCGGCCTCGCGTGGGCGTTCAGCGGCGCGAGCGCTAACCGCGCCATCGGCGTCGCGATCGCCGTCCTCATCATCGCCTGCCCCTGCGCGCTCGGGCTGGCCACGCCGACCGCCCTCATGGTCGGTGTCGGGCGCGGCGCGAGCCTCGGCGTACTCGTCCGCGGGCAGGACGCCTTCGAGGCATCCGGCGGCATCGACACCGTCGTACTCGACAAGACCGGAACGCTGACCGCCGGCGAGATGTCGGTCGACCACATCGAGATCGTCACCGGGGAACGCGCCGACGCACTGCGCTACGCGGCAGCGATCGAGCTCGGCTCCGAGCACGCGATCGCCCAGGCCATCGTGACGGCGGTGCGCGATGAAGGTATCGAGCCCAACGTCGCCGACGAGCTCAGCGTGATGTCCGGGCTCGGTGCGCAAGGCACGGTCAACGGGAGCCCGGTGCTCATCGGTAGCCCGCGGCTCATGGCCGAGCAGGGCATCGACATCGCCGACAGCGTTGCGCAGATCATCAGCACTGAGCAGGACGCGGGCCGCACCGTGGTGGTGCTCGCCGTCGACGGACAGGTCACCGCCATCTTCGCGCTGACGGATGCGCTGAAACCGTCGGCGGCGAAGGCGGTGCGCCAGCTGCACAAGCTCGGGCTGCGGGTCGTCCTACTGACCGGCGACCACGAGCGAGCGGCGCAGGCGGTCGCCCAGCAGCTCGGCATCGACGAGGTGCGCGCCGACGTCCTTCCCGCGCAGAAGGCCGAAGTCATCTCGGCTCTGCAGGCCGACGGTCGTAGCGTCGCGATGGTCGGCGACGGCATCAATGACGCCGCAGCGCTCGCGCAGGCCGACCTCGGCATGGCGGTCGCCACCGGCACCGACATCGCGCTGCGTTCGGCCGACATCATCCTGGTACGCGATCGGCTCACCGTCATCCCGGACGCGATCCGGCTTTCACGCGCGACGCTGCGCACGATCCGCGGCAACCTCGTCTGGGCCTTCGGCTACAACATCGCCGCCATCCCGATTGCGGCCGCCGGCCTGTTGAACCCGCTGATCGCCGCGGCCGCGATGTCGCTCTCTTCAGTCCTGGTTGTCACCAACAGCCTCCGGCTGCGGAAGGCGGGCAGTGATCGTGGCTAA
- a CDS encoding pyruvate carboxylase encodes MFSKVLVANRGEIAIRAFRAAYELGAQTVAVFPYEDRRSEHRLKADEAYEIGERGHPVRNYLDPELIVQTAVACGADAVYPGYGFLSENPTLAEECERNGITFIGPSAEVLTLTGNKARAIAAAREAGVPTLQSVEPQADVDKLIEEAAQLPYPLFVKAVAGGGGRGMRRVEAEADLREAIETCMREAEAAFGDPTVFIEQAVVNPRHIEVQILADGAGEVIHLYERDCSVQRRHQKVVEIAPAPNLDPELRDRICADAVRFARQIGYQNAGTVEFLLDPDGNYVFIEMNPRIQVEHTVTEEVTDVDLVQSQMRVAAGATLADLGLSQDAIQVRGAALQCRITTEDPANGFRPDTGIITTYRSPGGAGVRLDGGTTYTGAEVGAHFDSMLTKLTCRGRTFVDAVERAQRAVAEFRIRGVATNIPFLQAVLADPDFRAGRLSTSFIEDHPRLLTARSSADRGTKLLNYVADVTVNKPNGEPPLSIDPASKLPAIDMSEPPPKGSRDQLLELGPEGFAAALRERQSVAVTDTTFRDAHQSLLATRVRSRDLRAVAGHVARMTPQLWSVEAWGGATYDVALRFLHEDPWARLAELREAMPNLCLQMLLRGRNTVGYTPYPTEVTNAFVEEAAATGIDVFRIFDALNDVDQMRPAIDAVREHGMSVAEVALCYTGDLSDPAEQLYTLDYYLKLAERIVDAGAHVLAIKDMAGLLRAPAARRLVTALRERFDLPVHLHTHDTAGGQLATLLTAIDAGVDAVDAAAGSMAGTTSQPPLAALVAATDHSPRETGLDLQAVCDLEPYWEATRKLYAPFEAGLPSPTGRVYTHEIPGGQLSNLRQQAIALGLGEKFEQVEDMYAAANDILGNIVKVTPSSKVVGDLALQLVGLGADPGEFAESPQKFDIPDSVIGFLNGELGDPPGGWPEPFRTKALEGRQAKPAVSDLTAEQRAGLESDRRTTLNELLFAGPAQEFADSQEQYGDLSVLPTTAFLYGLQPDVEYEVAIEEGKTLHLAVQSISGADERGLRTVMCTLNGQLRPVSVRDRSVAADAPAQEKADKSDPGQVAAPFAGVVTVTVKVGDEVEAGQSIATIEAMKMEASITAPVAGKVERLAIEGTRQVEGGDLVITIAS; translated from the coding sequence ATGTTTTCTAAGGTGCTCGTGGCCAACCGCGGCGAGATCGCGATCCGCGCATTTCGGGCGGCCTATGAGCTGGGTGCGCAGACGGTCGCGGTGTTTCCGTATGAGGATCGCCGCAGCGAGCATCGGCTGAAGGCCGACGAGGCCTACGAGATCGGCGAACGCGGGCATCCGGTGCGCAACTACCTCGATCCCGAGCTGATCGTGCAGACGGCGGTCGCGTGCGGCGCCGATGCGGTCTACCCCGGCTATGGCTTCCTGTCCGAAAACCCGACGCTGGCTGAGGAGTGCGAGCGCAACGGGATCACCTTCATCGGGCCGAGCGCCGAGGTCCTTACGCTCACCGGCAACAAGGCGCGGGCGATCGCCGCGGCCCGCGAGGCCGGCGTGCCGACCCTGCAGTCGGTCGAGCCCCAGGCGGATGTCGACAAGCTCATCGAGGAGGCCGCGCAGCTGCCCTACCCGCTCTTCGTCAAGGCTGTGGCTGGCGGCGGGGGGCGCGGAATGCGCCGGGTCGAGGCCGAAGCCGATCTGCGTGAGGCCATCGAGACCTGCATGCGTGAGGCTGAGGCCGCTTTTGGTGACCCGACTGTGTTTATCGAGCAGGCGGTCGTCAATCCGCGTCATATCGAGGTGCAGATCCTTGCCGACGGCGCGGGCGAGGTCATCCACCTCTACGAGCGCGACTGCTCCGTGCAGCGGCGCCACCAGAAGGTGGTCGAGATAGCGCCTGCGCCCAACCTCGATCCCGAGCTGCGTGACCGGATCTGCGCCGACGCGGTGCGCTTTGCCCGCCAGATCGGCTACCAGAACGCCGGCACGGTCGAGTTCTTGCTCGACCCGGACGGCAACTACGTCTTCATCGAGATGAACCCGCGCATCCAGGTCGAGCACACGGTGACCGAGGAGGTCACCGACGTCGACCTTGTGCAGTCGCAGATGCGCGTCGCCGCTGGCGCGACGCTTGCCGACCTCGGGCTGTCGCAGGATGCGATCCAGGTGCGCGGCGCTGCTTTGCAATGCCGCATCACCACGGAGGATCCGGCCAACGGCTTCCGGCCGGACACCGGCATCATCACGACCTACCGGTCGCCCGGGGGCGCTGGCGTGCGCCTCGACGGCGGTACGACGTACACCGGTGCCGAGGTCGGGGCGCACTTCGACTCGATGCTGACCAAGCTCACCTGCCGTGGACGCACGTTCGTCGACGCCGTCGAGCGTGCTCAGCGCGCGGTTGCCGAGTTCCGGATCCGCGGCGTCGCGACCAACATTCCCTTCCTGCAGGCGGTTCTCGCTGATCCAGACTTCCGAGCCGGGCGGCTGTCAACCTCCTTCATCGAGGATCACCCGCGGTTGCTGACCGCCCGGTCGTCGGCAGACCGCGGGACCAAGCTGCTCAACTACGTCGCCGACGTGACGGTCAACAAGCCCAACGGCGAGCCACCGCTGTCGATCGACCCGGCGAGCAAGCTGCCCGCGATCGACATGAGCGAGCCGCCGCCGAAGGGCTCGCGTGACCAGCTGCTGGAGCTGGGGCCGGAGGGCTTCGCTGCCGCCCTGCGCGAGCGGCAGTCCGTCGCGGTTACCGACACTACGTTCCGTGATGCGCACCAGTCGCTGCTGGCGACCCGGGTCCGCAGCCGCGATCTGCGGGCGGTCGCCGGTCATGTCGCCCGCATGACGCCGCAGCTCTGGAGCGTCGAAGCGTGGGGCGGGGCGACGTACGACGTGGCACTGCGCTTTCTGCATGAGGATCCGTGGGCACGGCTGGCCGAGCTGCGCGAGGCGATGCCCAACCTCTGTCTGCAGATGCTGCTGCGCGGGCGCAACACCGTCGGCTACACGCCGTATCCGACCGAGGTCACCAACGCGTTTGTGGAGGAGGCCGCCGCGACCGGCATCGATGTATTTCGAATTTTCGATGCGCTCAATGACGTCGACCAGATGCGGCCGGCGATCGACGCGGTGCGCGAGCACGGCATGTCGGTCGCCGAGGTCGCACTCTGCTACACCGGCGATCTCTCTGACCCCGCCGAGCAGCTCTACACCCTTGACTACTACCTGAAGCTGGCCGAGCGGATCGTCGATGCTGGGGCGCATGTTCTCGCGATTAAAGATATGGCTGGACTTTTGCGTGCTCCGGCCGCGCGGCGGCTGGTGACGGCGCTGCGCGAGCGGTTCGACCTGCCGGTGCATCTGCACACCCACGACACGGCCGGCGGCCAGCTCGCGACGCTTCTCACCGCGATCGATGCTGGGGTCGACGCCGTTGACGCTGCGGCCGGCTCGATGGCCGGTACGACGAGCCAGCCGCCGCTGGCTGCGCTCGTTGCCGCCACCGACCACTCGCCGCGCGAGACCGGGCTGGACCTGCAGGCGGTGTGCGACCTTGAACCGTACTGGGAGGCGACCCGCAAGCTCTACGCGCCGTTCGAGGCCGGGCTACCCTCGCCGACCGGGCGCGTCTACACCCACGAGATCCCCGGTGGGCAGCTGTCCAACCTGCGCCAGCAGGCCATCGCCCTCGGTTTGGGGGAGAAGTTCGAGCAGGTCGAGGACATGTACGCCGCGGCCAACGACATCCTCGGCAACATCGTGAAGGTCACGCCGTCCAGCAAGGTGGTGGGTGACCTCGCGCTGCAGCTCGTCGGGCTCGGCGCCGACCCTGGCGAGTTTGCCGAGTCGCCGCAGAAGTTCGACATCCCGGACTCGGTCATCGGCTTCCTCAACGGCGAGCTCGGTGACCCGCCAGGCGGCTGGCCAGAGCCGTTCCGCACCAAGGCGCTCGAGGGTCGGCAGGCCAAGCCGGCGGTCAGCGACCTGACCGCCGAGCAGCGCGCCGGCCTGGAGAGCGATCGGCGTACGACGCTCAACGAGCTGCTGTTTGCCGGGCCTGCGCAGGAGTTCGCCGACTCACAAGAGCAGTACGGCGACCTGTCGGTGCTGCCGACCACCGCCTTCCTCTACGGCCTGCAGCCGGACGTCGAATACGAGGTCGCGATCGAGGAGGGCAAGACCCTGCACCTCGCGGTGCAGTCGATCAGCGGCGCCGACGAGCGCGGCCTGCGCACCGTCATGTGCACGCTCAACGGGCAGCTGCGCCCGGTCAGCGTGCGCGACCGCAGCGTCGCCGCCGATGCGCCGGCGCAGGAGAAGGCCGACAAGTCCGATCCGGGCCAGGTCGCGGCGCCGTTTGCCGGGGTCGTCACGGTGACCGTGAAGGTCGGTGACGAGGTCGAGGCCGGGCAGAGCATCGCCACGATCGAGGCGATGAAGATGGAGGCATCCATCACCGCGCCGGTCGCCGGGAAGGTGGAGCGGCTCGCGATCGAGGGGACCCGTCAGGTTGAGGGCGGCGATCTTGTGATCACCATCGCGTCGTAG
- a CDS encoding metal-dependent hydrolase family protein encodes MTRTLFHGGTVYDGTLAEPGEADIVVEDGRIVEVGRGLDGDERIDCTGKWISPGFIDSHVHVMVDGIDILRMMGTPFSLSFYEAAENLRKTLDVGITTVRDASGADLGVKEALERGLIAGPRLQIAISMISQTGGHGDDWQACGAHVPLFVDHPGRPGGVIDGPEEARKKVRELIRMGADVIKVATSGGVLSPRDDPRHAHLRDDEIAMIVSEAQAAGISVMSHAQATDGIKAAIRNGVRSIEHGIYLDDEAIEMMLSEGTWLVPTLHAPRAVIARAAAGAALPPAVVEKAHMVQAAHDDSIRRAHEAGVKIAMGTDCGVGKHGTNLDELGFMREVGMSSVEALHATTQSAAQLLGIDHDRGRIAEGQRADLVVLDGSPDDIEGLAHRVRGVYQDGALVSGEPSAGSAA; translated from the coding sequence ATGACGCGCACCCTGTTTCACGGCGGCACCGTGTACGACGGAACCCTGGCCGAGCCGGGCGAGGCCGACATCGTGGTCGAAGACGGCCGCATCGTCGAGGTCGGCCGGGGCCTGGACGGCGACGAGCGGATCGACTGCACCGGCAAGTGGATCTCCCCCGGCTTCATCGACTCGCACGTGCACGTCATGGTCGACGGCATCGACATCCTCCGCATGATGGGTACGCCGTTCAGCCTCTCCTTCTACGAGGCGGCCGAGAATCTGCGCAAGACGCTGGACGTCGGAATCACGACCGTGCGCGATGCGAGCGGTGCCGACCTCGGGGTCAAGGAAGCGCTCGAGCGCGGGCTCATTGCCGGCCCGCGACTGCAGATCGCTATCTCGATGATCAGCCAGACCGGCGGACACGGCGACGACTGGCAGGCGTGCGGCGCCCACGTGCCGTTGTTCGTCGATCACCCAGGTCGTCCCGGCGGGGTCATCGACGGTCCGGAAGAAGCTCGCAAGAAGGTGCGCGAGCTGATCCGCATGGGCGCCGACGTCATCAAGGTCGCGACCTCCGGCGGCGTACTCTCACCGCGCGACGACCCACGCCACGCCCACCTACGCGATGACGAGATCGCCATGATCGTGTCCGAAGCACAGGCCGCCGGCATCTCGGTGATGTCGCACGCACAGGCCACCGACGGGATCAAGGCCGCGATCCGCAACGGCGTCCGCTCGATCGAGCACGGCATCTACCTCGACGACGAGGCGATCGAGATGATGTTGAGCGAAGGCACCTGGCTCGTGCCGACCCTGCATGCTCCGCGCGCGGTGATCGCCCGAGCCGCCGCAGGCGCTGCGCTGCCGCCGGCCGTGGTCGAGAAGGCGCACATGGTGCAGGCCGCCCACGACGACTCCATCCGCCGCGCCCACGAGGCCGGGGTGAAGATCGCGATGGGCACCGACTGCGGCGTCGGCAAGCACGGCACCAACCTCGACGAGCTCGGCTTCATGCGTGAGGTCGGCATGTCGTCGGTCGAGGCGCTACACGCCACCACGCAGAGCGCTGCACAGCTGCTCGGGATCGACCATGACCGCGGCCGGATCGCCGAGGGACAGCGCGCCGATCTCGTCGTACTCGACGGCTCGCCCGACGACATCGAGGGGCTCGCACACCGCGTCCGCGGGGTCTATCAGGACGGCGCACTCGTCTCCGGCGAGCCGTCCGCCGGTTCAGCTGCGTGA
- a CDS encoding M56 family metallopeptidase produces the protein MWISVALFGYAALTAVLTPMVLTRARWQVHYPRCALGLWIAAFATGIAALLAATVNAVALAAGVTGHRVSGMVAIGLSTFGIIVVSAVIALTLTSAEGVVDAQTVNVRALLSVPHRAEQRAGYILYTCRSDEMVACSIPGRDRAVVISEGLARTLTDEQLDAVVAHEWVHLSQRHYLAMRLADINAASLPVLPAAQGLKRATAFLVELIADDAAARRLGPAPVVSALNRLAEVHGDPAMALRAERLSSRS, from the coding sequence ATGTGGATCAGCGTCGCCCTCTTCGGGTACGCCGCACTGACCGCCGTACTCACCCCGATGGTGCTGACGCGGGCGCGGTGGCAGGTGCACTACCCGCGCTGCGCCCTGGGCCTGTGGATCGCGGCGTTTGCGACCGGGATCGCTGCCTTGTTGGCGGCGACGGTCAACGCGGTCGCGCTCGCGGCCGGTGTGACCGGGCACCGCGTGAGCGGGATGGTGGCGATCGGGCTGTCGACGTTCGGGATCATCGTGGTGAGCGCCGTCATCGCGCTCACGCTGACCAGCGCCGAAGGCGTGGTCGACGCACAGACGGTCAACGTGCGCGCCCTACTGTCGGTCCCGCACCGCGCCGAGCAGCGGGCCGGCTACATCCTCTACACCTGCCGTAGCGATGAGATGGTCGCCTGCTCGATCCCGGGTCGAGACCGAGCGGTGGTGATCTCCGAGGGGCTGGCGCGCACGCTGACCGATGAGCAGCTAGACGCCGTGGTCGCCCACGAGTGGGTGCACCTGAGCCAGCGCCACTACCTCGCGATGCGCCTCGCCGACATCAATGCGGCGAGCCTGCCGGTGCTGCCCGCGGCACAAGGGCTTAAGCGGGCGACCGCGTTCCTGGTCGAGCTGATCGCCGACGATGCGGCGGCTCGTCGCCTTGGCCCGGCGCCCGTCGTGTCGGCGCTGAACCGGCTCGCCGAGGTGCATGGCGACCCCGCGATGGCGCTTCGCGCCGAGCGGCTGAGCTCACGCAGCTGA
- a CDS encoding cyclase family protein has product MAETPDTPPVSEILKDAPNNWGKWGPDDEVGSLNYLGPEQVVAAAGLIRSGKVFTLQRLIGDPKGDPVWPGRTPAVRTQVMDEATWDSDDAPQFPGGLHYADDKIEAFLQGSTQYDALGHVWYDGKIWNGFDARSTVGGMDKASVEPIAQRGIVGRAVLLDMARYRGKDALDNAETFTHEDLQACAKEQGTEIRPRDILLIRTNYLKHFFDLGDKFYENFTEPGLFFSNELVQWFADMEIPNLVTDTIANEITYDPNNGAALVLHNALMRNLGVTFTEIADLEELAADSADDGVYDVFYAAAPIKIAQGSGAPVNPLAIK; this is encoded by the coding sequence ATGGCCGAAACACCCGACACCCCGCCCGTCAGCGAGATTCTGAAGGATGCCCCCAACAACTGGGGCAAGTGGGGGCCTGACGACGAGGTCGGCAGCCTCAACTATCTCGGACCGGAGCAGGTGGTCGCCGCCGCGGGACTGATCCGCTCGGGCAAGGTCTTTACCCTGCAGCGCCTCATCGGCGACCCGAAGGGTGACCCGGTCTGGCCGGGTCGTACGCCGGCCGTGCGTACCCAGGTGATGGACGAGGCGACCTGGGACAGCGACGACGCGCCGCAGTTCCCCGGCGGGCTGCACTACGCCGACGACAAGATCGAGGCGTTCCTGCAGGGCTCCACGCAGTACGACGCGCTCGGACATGTCTGGTACGACGGCAAGATCTGGAATGGCTTCGATGCTCGCAGCACCGTCGGCGGCATGGACAAGGCCAGCGTCGAGCCGATCGCGCAGCGCGGGATCGTAGGCAGGGCAGTACTTCTTGACATGGCGCGCTACCGCGGCAAGGACGCGCTCGACAACGCCGAGACCTTCACGCACGAGGATCTGCAGGCTTGCGCCAAGGAGCAGGGCACCGAGATCCGCCCACGCGACATCCTGCTGATCCGCACCAACTACCTCAAGCACTTCTTCGATCTCGGCGACAAGTTCTACGAGAACTTCACCGAGCCGGGGCTGTTCTTCAGCAACGAGCTCGTGCAGTGGTTCGCCGACATGGAGATCCCGAACCTGGTGACCGACACGATCGCCAACGAGATCACCTACGACCCCAACAACGGCGCGGCGCTGGTGCTGCATAACGCGCTCATGCGCAACCTCGGCGTGACCTTCACCGAGATCGCCGATCTCGAGGAGCTTGCCGCCGACAGCGCCGACGACGGGGTGTACGACGTGTTCTACGCAGCCGCCCCGATCAAGATCGCCCAGGGCAGCGGCGCTCCGGTCAACCCGCTCGCCATCAAGTAG
- a CDS encoding cytochrome c oxidase assembly protein, translating into MATTLSLGEVGYDRRGFAGLTTGVITSVLRSLADFTGWLVVGSLICGLFVIGLTKSRDLPLRGSFELRLLRITSGWWAVLSLLMVGAEAADANGVPLSEALSPEVMLSLVPETDYARAWLLCFACATIVFILSTVASLWRHLLVPLVLSMIGVLAPVVVGSILVGPDHDFGSDGGTILAVISAAALGSVVTLTLRLACGRDLDMVAARRLATLGTIAMPVALASEVLVVWFKLAGSPITGGLAGQISMVRLACLAVLTALAFWLRHVVRRAEGVTASMRIAVLVAGLVAAVSLGGQIAMTRFLSPQYYVPTSITEIFLGFNVPEAPTAGELFGHWRINVLFAVLAAAGLISYGAALWRLRRRGDAWPVGRTVSWVLGWAIIVFATSSGFGRYSAPDFGVHMIVHMSLNMVGPLFLVMGGAITLFLRASTPSRTAGPHEMITSALNSPALGRLYHPLLVFALFVGSYYALYLTPLFGNLIRYHWAHQAMNIHFLVVGYLFFGLAIGVDRTPRQLPHVGKLGFVFAAMPFHAFFGVALMSTSAIIAEEFYNYLDLPWMDLTASQRMGGGVAWAGSEIPLLIVVIALVAQWSRLDNREAKRKDRHYDSGLDTEYDAYNEMLRSLSDRDGGAGAARGASPARGPVPSATGSSPTDTTTGKSEQP; encoded by the coding sequence GTGGCGACGACCTTGTCATTGGGCGAGGTCGGCTACGACCGTCGTGGGTTCGCCGGTCTCACCACCGGTGTGATCACCAGCGTCCTGCGCTCGCTCGCCGACTTCACCGGCTGGCTGGTCGTGGGATCGCTGATCTGCGGGCTTTTCGTCATCGGACTGACGAAGTCACGCGACCTTCCGCTGCGCGGCTCTTTCGAGCTGCGACTGCTGCGCATCACATCAGGCTGGTGGGCAGTGCTTTCGCTGCTCATGGTCGGCGCGGAGGCCGCGGATGCCAACGGCGTACCGCTCAGCGAGGCGCTGTCACCGGAGGTCATGCTCTCGCTCGTCCCGGAGACCGACTACGCCCGCGCCTGGCTGCTGTGCTTCGCCTGCGCGACGATCGTCTTCATCCTCAGCACCGTCGCCTCGCTGTGGCGTCACCTGCTGGTCCCACTCGTGCTGTCGATGATCGGCGTACTCGCACCGGTGGTCGTCGGCTCCATCCTCGTCGGCCCGGACCACGACTTCGGCAGCGACGGCGGCACCATCCTCGCCGTCATCTCGGCCGCCGCTCTCGGGTCGGTCGTCACGCTCACGCTGCGTCTGGCGTGTGGACGCGACCTCGACATGGTCGCGGCGCGACGCCTGGCAACCCTCGGCACCATCGCGATGCCGGTCGCGCTCGCCAGCGAGGTGCTGGTCGTCTGGTTCAAGCTGGCCGGATCGCCGATCACCGGAGGGCTCGCCGGACAGATCAGCATGGTGCGCCTGGCATGTCTTGCCGTGCTGACCGCGCTGGCGTTCTGGCTACGGCACGTCGTACGCCGTGCCGAGGGCGTCACCGCGTCGATGCGGATCGCCGTGCTCGTCGCGGGCCTGGTCGCCGCGGTCTCGCTCGGCGGGCAGATCGCGATGACGCGGTTCCTGTCGCCGCAGTACTACGTCCCGACATCGATCACCGAGATCTTCCTCGGCTTCAACGTCCCCGAGGCACCCACGGCGGGGGAGCTGTTTGGCCACTGGCGGATCAACGTGCTGTTTGCCGTCCTGGCCGCCGCGGGTCTCATCTCGTACGGCGCCGCACTCTGGCGCCTGCGACGGCGTGGCGACGCGTGGCCGGTCGGGCGCACCGTCAGCTGGGTTCTTGGCTGGGCGATCATCGTGTTTGCCACGAGCTCGGGCTTTGGGCGGTACTCCGCGCCGGACTTCGGCGTGCACATGATCGTGCACATGTCGCTGAACATGGTCGGTCCGCTGTTCCTGGTCATGGGCGGCGCGATCACCCTGTTCCTGCGGGCCTCGACGCCGTCGCGCACGGCGGGCCCGCACGAGATGATCACCAGCGCGCTGAACTCGCCTGCGCTGGGCCGGCTCTACCACCCGCTGCTGGTCTTCGCGCTGTTCGTCGGCTCCTACTACGCGCTCTACCTCACGCCACTGTTTGGCAACCTGATCCGTTACCACTGGGCGCACCAGGCGATGAACATCCACTTCCTGGTGGTCGGCTACCTCTTCTTCGGGCTCGCCATCGGGGTCGACCGCACCCCGCGCCAGCTGCCACACGTCGGCAAGCTTGGCTTCGTGTTTGCCGCGATGCCGTTCCACGCGTTCTTCGGTGTTGCGTTGATGTCGACGTCGGCGATCATCGCCGAGGAGTTCTACAACTACCTCGATCTGCCCTGGATGGATCTGACCGCTTCGCAGCGGATGGGCGGGGGAGTCGCCTGGGCCGGCAGCGAGATCCCGCTGCTGATCGTCGTGATCGCGCTGGTCGCGCAGTGGTCGCGACTCGACAACCGCGAGGCCAAACGCAAAGACCGCCACTACGACAGCGGTCTGGACACCGAGTACGACGCCTACAACGAGATGCTGCGCTCGCTGAGCGATCGCGACGGTGGCGCCGGAGCAGCCCGCGGCGCCAGCCCGGCACGCGGCCCGGTCCCGAGCGCGACCGGCTCATCTCCCACTGACACGACGACCGGAAAGAGCGAGCAGCCATGA
- a CDS encoding BlaI/MecI/CopY family transcriptional regulator, translated as MANRRAWGELERDILRRLWAHAAPLSAKEIQQELPGETPAYTTVLTILDRLREKGLVDRLEESPRKVRFAATRSAAEYASDSMHDALDALDDRNAALLKFAGNLADDDVALLQQALAKRAGRTSSRR; from the coding sequence GTGGCTAACCGTCGGGCATGGGGCGAGCTGGAGCGCGACATCCTGCGCCGGCTGTGGGCGCACGCCGCGCCGCTGAGCGCCAAGGAGATCCAGCAGGAGCTGCCGGGAGAGACCCCGGCGTACACCACCGTGCTCACCATCCTGGACCGGTTGCGCGAGAAGGGGCTGGTCGACCGGTTGGAGGAGTCGCCGCGCAAAGTGCGCTTTGCCGCGACCCGCAGTGCGGCGGAGTACGCCAGCGACTCCATGCACGACGCGCTCGATGCACTCGATGACCGCAACGCCGCGCTGCTGAAGTTCGCCGGCAACCTCGCTGATGATGACGTGGCATTGTTGCAACAGGCGCTCGCCAAGCGTGCGGGCCGTACGTCGTCACGGAGGTAA